One genomic window of Cannabis sativa cultivar Pink pepper isolate KNU-18-1 chromosome 2, ASM2916894v1, whole genome shotgun sequence includes the following:
- the LOC133034405 gene encoding secreted RxLR effector protein 161-like, translated as MDPNTKLEVQTDGTKVDRGRYQHLVGKLIYLTHTRPDISFVVSVVSQFLNNPFEEHMDAVYRILRYLKGTPGKGLMFRKSLNKDLQIYTDVDWASSLTDRRSTSGYCSYVWGNLVSWRSKKQQVVARSSAEAEFRALAHGICEGMWLKRLLDELRIKLEGPIDVLCDNQSAIAIAKNPVHHDRTKHVEIDRHFISEKIENKIITLKHISSRQQAADILTKALHLPNFRELSSKLGIFSIYLA; from the coding sequence ATGGACCCTAATACCAAACTTGAAGTACAGACAGATGGAACAAAAGTTGACCGAGGAAGGTATCAACATCTTGTGGGAAAACTAATATACCTAACTCACACTCGGCCTGACATAAGCTTCGTTGTGAGTGTTGTTAGCCAATTTCTCAATAATCCCTTTGAGGAACACATGGATGCCGTCTACCGGATTCTTAGGTACCTCAAGGGAACACCAGGAAAAGGGTTAATGTTCAGGAAATCTCTCAACAAAGATCTTCAAATATACACAGATGTAGATTGGGCTAGTTCTCTCACTGATCGAAGATCCACTTCTGGGTACTGCTCCTACGTTTGGGGAAATCTCGTATCTTGGCGAAGCAAGAAGCAACAAGTGGTAGCTCGCAGTAGTGCAGAAGCAGAATTTCGTGCCTTAGCACATGGAATTTGTGAAGGAATGTGGCTAAAACGTCTTCTCGATGAACTCAGAATCAAACTTGAAGGTCCAATAGATGTTCTCTGTGACAATCAATCAGCCATAGCAATAGCAAAGAATCCAGTTCATCATGATAGGACCAAACATGTTGAAATTGATCGTCACTTCATCAGTGAAAAGATTGAAAACAAGATCATCACCTTGAAGCATATTTCCTCGAGACAACAAGCTGCTGATATCTTAACCAAAGCCCTCCATCTTCCTAATTTTAGGGAACTAAGTTCAAAATTAGGAATATTTAGTATATATCtagcttga
- the LOC115721202 gene encoding laccase-4-like has product MEMFCWIRFLIVVVACLFPSSVECMVRHYKFNVVLKNSTKLCSTKPIVTVNGRFPGPTIYAREDDTVLVKVVNHVQYNLSIHWHGIRQIRTGWADGPAYITQCPIQPGQQYIYNYTLTGQRGTLWWHAHILWLRATVHGAIVILPKRGVPYPFPAPHKEKVIMLGEWWKSDVEAVINEALKSGLAPNVSDAHTINGQTGPISGCTSQGGFNLPVENNKRYLLRIINAALNEELFFKIAGHQVTVVEVDAVYTKPFKTDTIVIAPGQTTNVILHANRNVGKYLVAASPFMDAPAIVVDNKTATATLHYSGTLSSSRTILTSTPPRNATSIANNFTKSLRSLNSRNYPARVPLNIDHSLLFTVGLGINPCSTCINGSRVVADINNVTFVMPQIALLQAHVFNISGVFTDDFPGKPPVTYNFTGTQPNNFATTKGTKLYRLAYNSTVQLVLQDTGMLTPENHPVHLHGFNFIEVGRGTGNFNNKTDPKKFNLADPVERNTVGVPSGGWVAIRFRADNPGVWFMHCHLEVHTTWGLKMAFVVDNGKGPNESVLPPPKDLPKC; this is encoded by the exons ATGGAGATGTTTTGTTGGATTCGGTTCTTAATAGTGGTGGTGGCTTGTTTGTTTCCATCCTCTGTGGAATGCATGGTTCGACACTACAAGTTTAAC GTGGTGTTGAAGAACAGCACAAAATTGTGTTCTACTAAGCCCATTGTGACTGTCAACGGAAGGTTTCCTGGTCCAACTATATATGCAAGAGAAGACGACACCGTTTTGGTTAAGGTGGTCAACCACGTCCAATACAATCTCAGCATCCATTG gCATGGGATTAGACAAATTAGAACAGGGTGGGCTGATGGACCTGCATACATTACACAATGTCCAATTCAGCCAGGACAACAATACATATACAACTATACGCTCACAGGCCAAAGAGGCACTCTATGGTGGCATGCACACATTCTATGGCTTAGAGCCACAGTCCATGGAGCCATAGTCATCTTACCCAAACGTGGTGTCCCATATCCATTTCCCGCACCACATAAGGAAAAAGTTATTATGTTAg gtGAGTGGTGGAAATCAGATGTGGAAGCTGTGATTAACGAGGCTTTGAAATCTGGTTTGGCTCCAAATGTTTCTGATGCCCACACAATTAATGGCCAAACCGGCCCTATCTCAGGTTGCACCTCACAAGGAGGGTTTAACTTACCTGTAGAAAATAACAAGAGGTACTTGCTCAGAATTATCAATGCTGCGCTCAATGAGGAGCTCTTTTTCAAGATAGCCGGCCACCAAGTCACAGTGGTCGAAGTTGATGCTGTCTACACCAAACCCTTCAAAACTGACACCATTGTCATAGCCCCTGGTCAAACAACCAACGTCATTCTCCACGCGAACCGAAATGTTGGCAAGTATCTAGTCGCTGCATCACCATTCATGGATGCTCCTGCGATTGTCGTTGATAACAAGACTGCCACTGCTACTTTGCACTACTCAGGAACCCTTTCTAGCTCTCGCACCATCCTCACCTCCACACCTCCAAGAAACGCCACATCAATTGCTAATAATTTCACCAAATCCTTAAGGAGTCTTAACTCTAGGAATTACCCTGCTAGAGTTCCACTAAACATTGACCATTCTTTGTTATTCACTGTTGGACTCGGAATCAACCCTTGTTCCACATGCATCAATGGTAGTCGAGTGGTAGCAGATATCAACAATGTTACCTTTGTTATGCCCCAAATTGCTCTCCTTCAAGCTCATGTATTCAATATTAGCGGAGTTTTCACTGATGATTTCCCTGGAAAACCGCCTGTCACTTATAATTTCACTGGAACGCAGCCAAACAACTTTGCTACCACCAAGGGAACAAAGCTTTACAGACTTGCTTACAATTCTACAGTTCAGCTAGTTTTGCAAGATACTGGGATGCTAACTCCTGAAAATCATCCAGTTCATCTGCATGGCTTTAATTTCATTGAAGTTGGCAGAGGAACGGGAAATTTCAACAACAAGACAGATCCAAAGAAGTTTAATCTAGCTGACCCGGTTGAGAGAAATACTGTGGGCGTGCCTTCAGGTGGATGGGTTGCTATTAGATTTCGGGCTGATAATCCAG GTGTTTGGTTTATGCACTGTCACTTGGAAGTGCATACAACATGGGGACTAAAAATGGCATTTGTTGTGGACAATGGAAAAGGGCCCAATGAATCTGTTCTACCACCACCTAAAGATCTTCCGAAGTGTTAG
- the LOC133034406 gene encoding uncharacterized mitochondrial protein AtMg00300-like gives MKCEKINGLYVLQREIVPAEEVSMVKGIELNMKLWHHRLRHISEQGLKELQKQCIIENLNSCALPFCEACVLGKQHKLKFTLTRHTTKKILKYVYTDPWGPYKVPTHSGKPGNKNTKSMEMDYGMKLSEEGPQAEDSVEPKDNA, from the exons ATGAAATGTGAAAAGATAAATGGTTTGTACGTTCTCCAAAGAGAAATTGTTCCAGCAGAAGAAGTAAGTATGGTGAAAGGGATAGAATTGAATATGAAGTTGTGGCATCACAGACTTAGACATATTAGTGAACAAGGTCTTAAAGAACTGCAAAAACAATGTatcattgaaaatttaaattcttgTGCCTTACCATTTTGTGAAGCATGTGTTTTAGGGAAACAACATAAGCTAAAATTCACTCTAACAAGGCACACAACTAAAAAGATACTCAAATATGTGTACACTGATCCTTGGGGACCATACAAAGTGCCTACTCACTCCG GAAAACCAGGAAACAAAAACACTAAAAGTATGGAAATGGATTATGGAATGAAGCTCTCGGAAGAAGGTCCACAAGCAGAAGATAGTGTGGAACCAAAAGACAATGCATAG